CGTCGCGCTCGTCACCAGCGGCCCCGGCGTCACCAACGCAATCACCGGGATCGCCACCGCTTACATGGACTCGATCCCGATGGTGATCATCACCGGCCAGGTGCCCACCGCCGCCATCGGACAGGACGCGTTCCAGGAGTGCGATACGGTCGGCATCACGCGCCCGATCGTCAAGCACAACTTCCTCGTCAAAGATGTGCGCGACCTGGCGCTGACGATCAAGAAGGCGTTCCACATCGCCCGCACCGGTCGCCCGGGACCGGTGGTGGTCGACATCCCGAAGGACGTGTCGTTCAAGAAGACCGCGTTCACCGGGTACCCGGAGAGCGTCACGATGCGCTCGTACAACCCGGTGCGCAAGGGGCACGGCGGACAGATTCGCAAGGCGCTGCAACTGCTGCTCAACGCCAAGCGCCCGTACATCTACACCGGCGGCGGCGTGATCCTGGGCAATGCGGTGGGCGAGCTGCGCCAGCTCGTCGACCTGCTCAACTTCCCCGTCACCAACACACTGATGGGGCTGGGGGCGTTTCCAGCGACGGACCGGCGCTTCCTCGGCATGCTCGGCATGCACGGCACGTACGAGGCCAACAACGCGATGCAGAACTGCGACGTGCTGCTCGCGGTGGGGGCGCGCTTCGACGACCGCGTCATCGGCAACCCGCGGCACTTTGCGCAGAACGAACGCAAGATCATCCACATCGACATCGACCCGTCGAGCATCTCCAAGCGCGTCAAGGTCGACGTGCCGATCGTCGGTGACGTCAAGGACGTGCTCACCGAGCTGATCGCGATGCTGCGCGAGACGCCGGCCCGCCCCGACGAAAAGGCGCTGGCCGCCTGGTGGCAAACGATCGAGGGCTGGCGCGCGCGCGACTGCCTGAAATACGACCGCGACAACACCGAGGTGATCAAGCCCCAGATGGTCATCGAGACGCTGTGGAAGATGACGCGCGACGTCGAGGCCTATATCACCTCCGACGTCGGCCAGCACCAGATGTGGGCGGCGCAGTTCTACAAGTTCGACCAGCCGCGGCGCTGGATCAACTCCGGCGGCCTGGGCACGATGGGCGTGGGGATCCCCTACGCGATGGGCATCAAGCTCGCCAAGCCCGACGCCGAGGTGTACTGCGTCACCGGCGAGGGCTCGGTGCAGATGTGCATCCAGGAGCTTTCCACCTGCTTGCAGTACAACACGCCGATCAAAATCCTCTCGCTCAACAACCGCTACCTCGGCATGGTGCGGCAGTGGCAGGAGATCGAGTACTCCGGTCGCTACAGCCACTCGTACATGGACGCGCTGCCCAACTTCGTCAAGCTCGCGGAGGCGTATGGGCACGTGGGCATCCTGGTCGAGCGGCCGCAGGACGTCGAGCCCGCGCTGCGCGAGGCGCGGCGGTTGAAGGACCGCACGGTCTTCATCGACTTCCGCACCGACCCGACCGAGAACGTCTGGCCGATGGTCCAGGCGGGCAAGGGCATCACGGAGATGCTGCTCGGCAGCGAAGACCTGTGACCGTCGCGCCGGGCGGTCGATATACCGCCCGGTGTTTTTCCGAGGAATCTATCGCCTGCCAAGCTCGCACCTTACCGGGTGCGGGGGAGGGCAGCGAAAAGAGGAATCCACCCCATGAGACACATCATCGCCGTATTGCTCGAAAACGAAGCGGGGGCGCTGTCCCGCGTGGTCGGGCTGTTTTCCGCGCGGGGCTACAACATCGAGTCGCTGACCGTGGCCCCGACCGAGGACCCGTCGCTGTCGCGCATGACGATCCAGACCACCGGGTCGGACGACATCATCGAGCAGATCACCAAACACCTCAACCGGCTCATCGAGGTCGTCAAGGTCGTGGACCTGACCGAGGGGGCCTACACCGAGCGCGAGCTGATGCTCGTCAAAGTGCGCGCGGTCGGCAAGGAGCGCGAGGAGATGAAGCGCATGGCCGACATCTTCCGTGGCCGCATCATCGACGTCACCGACAAGAGCTACACGATCGAGCTCACCGGCGACCAGGCCAAGAACGACGCCTTTTTGCAGGCGATCGACCGCAGCGCGATCCTGGAGACGGTGCGCACCGGTGCCTGCGGCATCGGCCGCGGCGAACGCATCCTGCGCGTCTGATCCCTTCCTCACCCCCTTTCCCCTCTGAACCCGGAGCGATCCCCATGAAAGTGTTTTACGACAAGGACTGTGACCTGAGCCTCATCAAGGGCAAGACCGTGGCCATCATCGGCTACGGCAGCCAGGGGCACGCGCACGCGCAAAACCTCAACGACAGCGGCGTCAAGGTCATCGTCGGTTTGCGCCGTGGCGGCGCGTCGTGGACCAAGGCCGAGAAGGCCGGCCTGACGGTGATGGAAGTGGCCGACGCGGTGCGCGCGGCCGACGTGGTGATGATCCTGCTGCCGGACGAGCAGATCGCCGACGTCTACAAGACCCAGGTCGAGCCCAACATCCGCCAGGGCGCGTCGCTGGCGTTTGCGCACGGCTTCAACGTGCACTATAACCAGGTGGTGCCGCGCGCGGACCTCGACGTGTGGATGGTCGCGCCCAAGGCACCCGGCCACACGGTGCGCTCCACCT
This region of Tepidimonas taiwanensis genomic DNA includes:
- a CDS encoding acetolactate synthase 3 catalytic subunit codes for the protein MDIHKAEVASAAAAAGQTPPVELMGADILVRCLQAEGVKYIWGYPGGAVLYIYDALYKQDTIQHVLVRHEQAAVHAADGYARATGEVGVALVTSGPGVTNAITGIATAYMDSIPMVIITGQVPTAAIGQDAFQECDTVGITRPIVKHNFLVKDVRDLALTIKKAFHIARTGRPGPVVVDIPKDVSFKKTAFTGYPESVTMRSYNPVRKGHGGQIRKALQLLLNAKRPYIYTGGGVILGNAVGELRQLVDLLNFPVTNTLMGLGAFPATDRRFLGMLGMHGTYEANNAMQNCDVLLAVGARFDDRVIGNPRHFAQNERKIIHIDIDPSSISKRVKVDVPIVGDVKDVLTELIAMLRETPARPDEKALAAWWQTIEGWRARDCLKYDRDNTEVIKPQMVIETLWKMTRDVEAYITSDVGQHQMWAAQFYKFDQPRRWINSGGLGTMGVGIPYAMGIKLAKPDAEVYCVTGEGSVQMCIQELSTCLQYNTPIKILSLNNRYLGMVRQWQEIEYSGRYSHSYMDALPNFVKLAEAYGHVGILVERPQDVEPALREARRLKDRTVFIDFRTDPTENVWPMVQAGKGITEMLLGSEDL
- the ilvN gene encoding acetolactate synthase small subunit, yielding MRHIIAVLLENEAGALSRVVGLFSARGYNIESLTVAPTEDPSLSRMTIQTTGSDDIIEQITKHLNRLIEVVKVVDLTEGAYTERELMLVKVRAVGKEREEMKRMADIFRGRIIDVTDKSYTIELTGDQAKNDAFLQAIDRSAILETVRTGACGIGRGERILRV